Sequence from the Marinobacter antarcticus genome:
ACCTTCCGATTCGGAGACCTGGTCGACCTGCATATGCTGGACACCCGCCACATGGGCCGTGATGAACAGCTGGACTATCTGGACTACTTCACGACGGGAGGCCAGCTTGACCAGGCCCGGTTCATAGCGGATGTGGGGAGCACGAACCGCACCTTGCTCGGAGCCGAGCAGCTGCTCTGGCTGCAGGCCCAAATGGGGTACTCTTCCGCCACTTGGCAGGTGCTTGGGGAGCTGGCGCAGCTTAAAGGTCGGCAGCAAGCAAACGATCCCTCACTGACACCCGAAGAGTTGGCGCGGATAAATACCGTCGCCCCATACAACCTGGATGCCTGGGATGGTTATCAGTATGAGCGTGAGGTGGTATTGGGTACCGCAAAGCAGTTGAATAAAAACCTTGTGGTACTGGCTGGAGATACCCATAACGCTTGGGCCAACAACCTGAAAGACTTAAACGGTGATCAGATTGGCGTGGAGTTCGCGACAGCGTCGGTATCGTCGCCGGGCCTTGAGGAGTATCTGGAGTTACCCGAGAGTCTGATTGGTGGCGCAGAGCAAGGCATCGGTGTACTGGTAGATGATCTGGATTACCTGAACATCAATCAGCGCGGTTATATGGTCGTGACCTTTACTGCTCAGGAAGCCAAGGCGGACTGGTACTTTGTCGACACAATCAAATCCCGTGATTACGCCATAGATACAGCTCGCAGCACGAGCCGAATCGTTCGGCCCGGGGCGGGCAACCGGCGAGTGGAGTCGGTTGTCACCTGACCGTCAGGGCAGGCCGCGTGTGATCAGAACAGGGTCGCCGCGGCCTTCTACAGCTGCCAGCTCGGCACTGGACAGCCACTCACCGGGGGGCTTGCCCATAACGCTGGCGCAGGCCGCCAGCGTGTGGCCCCAGGAACAGCGATTGGCAAACAGCATGCCGGCCTCGTTCAGCGTACCGCCCTGGTTAATATAACCCAGCACTCTGCTGTGGCCCGGGTCCGGGAAGAGCGGATGCAGGTGCCCACGGAAGATTTCTGGCCGCATGTGAGTCAGCGCAACCCTTCGGTGTAATCGGCTCGGAAACGGGCGTTCCCGCTCAAACTCAGATATACAGCTTTCCGCTTCCAGGGGGTCTCTTGGTTCGCGGAAACGTCCTGGTTCCTGCAAATAGACCAAGCGGAATGATGTCCCGGTCTCGCGCAGGCGTTCACAGGCGCGGATGGCCTCTGACAGCTGGTAGGCGCCGTTGGCAATCAGCAGTATCGGCTCACCCCCGGACGTATCTTCATCAACGACCAGAGCACCATGCCGGGCAAGCGTTTCGGCTTCCCGGGCATCAAAAACACAAGGCCGTTCCCGCTTTGGAATCACCATGCAACTGATTTTTCCCCGCCCGGTAAAGACCGAGGGAAGCACCGCAAGGGTGCTGTTGTAATCGGCGGGAAAGATAACCCGGGACACATCGCTCATTTCCGCCAGCAGGCTTTCACAGAAGGTGGTGTCCTGATGGGACTGTTCGTTTTTCCCGTTTTCCCAGGTGTGAGATGTGGCAATAACCGGCAGTCCAAGCCAGCGGGCAGGACGGCCAGCGGCTTTCTGATGGCGTGCAAAAATAAGCTCCTGCCGGAGGGCGCCGAGCATTTTCACGCAGAAAGCTTCGTAGCTGGCAACCAGATTGAGCCCGGCTTTGTTCGCCAGGCAGGCAGAAACGACCGCCTCCTCGTTCAGCACTGTGATGATCTTTCCGTGTACCGACTCCGATGAGTTTTCGGGGTCGTTTACTCGATGCTTGAGATCTTCCAGAACGCCGTTCAGGCGATTACTGGCAAGTTCGTCGGGGTTGCCCACCCGGGCTCGCAGATCAGGATTTTGCGTGACCAGAGCCCGGAAGAAATTATCCACCGCCAGCATCGGGGAGACCTGGTCGTGACATGCAGCGATGGCTGGTATGACAAGGTCTGGAGGGTTGCGTTTTGCCAGAGGATGGTCACGCTCCAGAGGCCGGGCCTGTTGTTCGTGCTCCTTCAGGCGCAGCACACTGCCGGCAAGCTCGTCCGGAGCGACCCACAAGCGGGATGCGTGTTCCCGGAACAGCTCCCGGGCACGGACGTCCATTCGCGGATTGCCCGGCAACGGCAGGTTGTGAGCGGCGTTAAGCCCTGCCCCATAAAAGCCAAAGCCTTTGACCGTTTCTGCAATGCCGTAGGGGATACGAATCGGGTAGTCCAGTTCGCCGTCAAGGGCGCGGGCGCTCCGGTATTGCAGCGAATGCTCCATTTCTGCCAGTGCGCAGACAAACGCGGCCGGGTCGCGACCATCAAACCGAAATGGATCAAACCCCCGGGCTGCCAGATGCATCTC
This genomic interval carries:
- a CDS encoding alkaline phosphatase D family protein, which translates into the protein MVAPSRRAQLRFGHWVSGTADAKKAHDFTVKVDVRRLSAGQTYYYRFLTSDSQSSVGTTLTLPEGSVDLVRLAVVSCANYPAGYFNVYREISKRDDLDAVVHLGDYIYEYSSSADSYAAADAASLNHTFPADNDLELIRLKDYRRRYGIYRGDADLQTLHSKVPFIVVWDDHEVANDAWENGAGNHNASEGDYGIRKLEALQAYFEWMPIRPVIEDNDEAIFRTFRFGDLVDLHMLDTRHMGRDEQLDYLDYFTTGGQLDQARFIADVGSTNRTLLGAEQLLWLQAQMGYSSATWQVLGELAQLKGRQQANDPSLTPEELARINTVAPYNLDAWDGYQYEREVVLGTAKQLNKNLVVLAGDTHNAWANNLKDLNGDQIGVEFATASVSSPGLEEYLELPESLIGGAEQGIGVLVDDLDYLNINQRGYMVVTFTAQEAKADWYFVDTIKSRDYAIDTARSTSRIVRPGAGNRRVESVVT
- a CDS encoding phosphoketolase family protein; this translates as MSSPISPSAACPDYELWRQGYGVIQHTETTCDHVHILASRLVAAGHQPDTATVYRKLADLDRLTSAGLWLVVHMTYANRVDSSGAQLAARDFKCNPEGHTGGALNMVPAYAAYLALNNLTGQTRSWLMGQGHCVAAIDALNVLTGNLLPEQHARYTGTDGLSRMVADFYSYQQKPDGSMAAPLGSHVNPYTAGGIIEGGYLGFAELQYAHMPLPGESLVAFLSDGAAEEQRGGDWVPRWWRAADCGPVTPVMIANGRRIEQRTELGTREGLERFEMHLAARGFDPFRFDGRDPAAFVCALAEMEHSLQYRSARALDGELDYPIRIPYGIAETVKGFGFYGAGLNAAHNLPLPGNPRMDVRARELFREHASRLWVAPDELAGSVLRLKEHEQQARPLERDHPLAKRNPPDLVIPAIAACHDQVSPMLAVDNFFRALVTQNPDLRARVGNPDELASNRLNGVLEDLKHRVNDPENSSESVHGKIITVLNEEAVVSACLANKAGLNLVASYEAFCVKMLGALRQELIFARHQKAAGRPARWLGLPVIATSHTWENGKNEQSHQDTTFCESLLAEMSDVSRVIFPADYNSTLAVLPSVFTGRGKISCMVIPKRERPCVFDAREAETLARHGALVVDEDTSGGEPILLIANGAYQLSEAIRACERLRETGTSFRLVYLQEPGRFREPRDPLEAESCISEFERERPFPSRLHRRVALTHMRPEIFRGHLHPLFPDPGHSRVLGYINQGGTLNEAGMLFANRCSWGHTLAACASVMGKPPGEWLSSAELAAVEGRGDPVLITRGLP